The Faecalibacter sp. LW9 genome has a segment encoding these proteins:
- a CDS encoding nitronate monooxygenase family protein, translating into MTINEFKSRLDIPVISSPMFLVSRTALVIEACKNGICGTFPSLNGRTSKDFEQMLIEITTELKKFEEETGKKAAPFGVNIIVNHTNPRIQPDLELCAKYKVPLVITSLGAVKEIVDEVHQYGGLVFHDVIKKRHAEKAAEAGVDGIIAVAAGAGGHAGTSSPFALLADIKSVFDGPVLLAGCINTGSDVAAALAMGADFAYMGTRFIATKEGYADDAYKDMIVDSTLEDIIYTPHVSGVNANFLVKSLELAGVDITEEKEEDFSKLNEDGQKAWKDIWSAGHGVSGIHDIPSTKELIDQIKAEYKAVLLKNKTILEQLNF; encoded by the coding sequence ATGACAATAAACGAATTCAAATCGCGATTAGACATTCCTGTTATTTCATCTCCTATGTTTTTGGTTTCAAGAACAGCTTTAGTCATTGAAGCTTGTAAAAATGGAATATGTGGAACTTTTCCTTCTCTTAATGGAAGAACCTCTAAAGATTTTGAACAAATGCTGATTGAAATCACAACAGAGCTTAAAAAATTTGAAGAAGAAACAGGGAAAAAAGCTGCTCCATTTGGGGTAAACATTATTGTAAATCATACGAATCCACGTATTCAGCCTGATTTGGAATTATGTGCAAAATATAAAGTGCCTTTAGTTATCACCTCATTAGGTGCAGTTAAAGAAATTGTAGATGAAGTTCATCAATATGGAGGTTTAGTCTTTCATGATGTCATCAAAAAACGTCATGCTGAAAAAGCTGCAGAAGCTGGCGTTGATGGTATAATTGCAGTGGCAGCAGGTGCTGGAGGACATGCAGGAACTTCATCACCATTTGCCTTATTGGCTGATATCAAATCGGTATTTGATGGTCCAGTTTTATTAGCAGGATGTATCAATACTGGAAGCGATGTAGCTGCAGCTTTAGCAATGGGTGCTGATTTCGCGTATATGGGAACACGATTTATTGCCACAAAAGAAGGATATGCAGATGATGCTTACAAAGATATGATTGTAGATTCGACGTTGGAAGATATTATTTACACCCCTCATGTTTCAGGAGTAAATGCAAACTTTTTAGTAAAAAGTTTGGAATTGGCTGGAGTAGATATAACAGAAGAAAAAGAAGAAGATTTTTCAAAGTTAAATGAAGATGGACAAAAAGCATGGAAAGATATTTGGTCTGCCGGTCATGGTGTTTCAGGTATTCATGATATTCCTTCCACAAAAGAATTAATTGATCAAATTAAAGCAGAGTATAAAGCAGTTCTTCTAAAAAATAAAACCATTTTAGAACAATTGAATTTTTAG
- a CDS encoding acyl-CoA thioesterase II: MNTTSELINLLTLQKIGKNLFKGNSSYMGSPNVFGGQVVAQALHAAYQTVPKDRFCHSLHSYFILPGNLEIPIQYEVTILRDGGSFTTRSVTAKQEGKAIFMMACSFQLDQEGGLNHQIDMPEVKVPEDLMSWNDIGKMFGPMLPKQIQKFVTTDRPLDFKPVEIPTPFEKKDYEPVSNVWMKFLDVEESSYSLPLLHQLIAYSSDYNVLSTALMPHASKAHFGNMQLACLDHSLWFHRKPNLTDWMLLNVESPSASNTRGFTKGNIFNRSGELVCSLTQEGLIRPIQR; encoded by the coding sequence ATGAACACAACATCTGAACTAATCAACCTACTAACACTACAAAAAATAGGTAAAAACCTTTTTAAAGGAAATAGTTCATACATGGGAAGTCCAAACGTTTTTGGCGGACAAGTTGTTGCACAAGCATTACATGCAGCCTATCAAACAGTTCCTAAAGATCGTTTTTGCCACTCATTGCATTCTTATTTTATTCTGCCAGGAAATCTAGAAATTCCGATTCAGTATGAGGTAACTATTCTTAGAGATGGAGGAAGTTTTACAACACGTTCAGTCACGGCAAAACAAGAAGGAAAAGCAATTTTTATGATGGCTTGTTCATTCCAATTGGATCAGGAAGGAGGATTAAATCATCAAATCGATATGCCTGAAGTAAAAGTGCCAGAAGACTTGATGAGTTGGAACGACATTGGTAAAATGTTTGGACCTATGCTCCCGAAACAAATTCAAAAATTTGTAACTACCGATCGACCTTTGGATTTTAAACCCGTAGAAATTCCTACCCCCTTTGAGAAAAAGGATTATGAACCTGTGAGTAATGTTTGGATGAAATTTCTAGATGTAGAAGAATCTTCCTATAGCTTACCTCTTCTGCATCAATTAATTGCGTATAGTTCGGATTATAATGTGTTATCTACTGCATTAATGCCACATGCATCAAAAGCACATTTTGGAAATATGCAATTGGCCTGTTTAGATCATTCGTTATGGTTTCATCGCAAACCCAATCTGACGGATTGGATGTTGTTAAATGTAGAATCCCCAAGCGCTTCAAACACAAGGGGATTTACAAAAGGTAATATCTTCAATCGCTCTGGCGAATTGGTATGCTCGTTGACACAAGAAGGACTAATTCGTCCTATCCAGCGTTAG
- a CDS encoding DUF4126 domain-containing protein, whose product MDILSGSTLLSLFLGIGLAAASGFRVFLPLFILSLSAHFAGNFVEIDESLQWVGSWPALITLGVAMIIEIGAYFLPVIDNMLDTISVPLAGVAGTLAVSATLVDMNEVATWALAIIAGGGTAAVISSTTATARAISTTTTGGVGNFLVNTGETIGALFLSITAIVLAPLAFLITVILLVGVFKVLKRVKKRASDAMQNAYTNAG is encoded by the coding sequence ATGGATATTTTATCAGGATCAACCTTATTATCCTTATTTCTCGGAATCGGATTAGCCGCGGCATCTGGTTTCAGAGTTTTTCTCCCATTATTTATATTGAGTTTATCTGCTCATTTTGCAGGAAATTTCGTAGAGATAGACGAAAGTCTGCAATGGGTAGGAAGCTGGCCAGCTTTAATTACTTTAGGAGTAGCCATGATTATCGAAATTGGAGCTTATTTTTTACCAGTGATTGATAACATGTTGGATACAATTTCAGTACCATTGGCTGGAGTTGCAGGGACATTAGCTGTTAGCGCAACATTAGTGGATATGAACGAAGTGGCAACTTGGGCATTAGCAATAATAGCTGGTGGAGGAACAGCAGCGGTTATTAGTTCAACCACAGCAACGGCACGTGCAATTTCTACAACTACCACTGGAGGAGTTGGAAACTTCTTGGTTAATACAGGAGAAACTATTGGAGCTTTATTTTTAAGTATTACAGCAATCGTACTTGCTCCATTAGCTTTCTTAATTACTGTAATACTTTTAGTTGGTGTTTTTAAAGTGCTTAAACGCGTAAAAAAACGTGCATCTGATGCGATGCAAAATGCCTATACTAACGCTGGATAG
- the udk gene encoding uridine kinase encodes MLVIGIAGGTGSGKTTVVNNILRDLNTESVIVISQDNYYRDNHDMPLEERSKINFDHPRSIDFDLLKEHVRQLKEGKSIEQPVYSFITHTRTGETILTHPQSVIIVEGILVLTDAELRDLYDVKIFVHADSDERLIRRVRRDIQERGRDLDEVLSRYQDTLKPMHQQFIEPSKNYADIIIPNMKKGHSVAVKILSSVIKEKLNSQV; translated from the coding sequence ATGTTAGTTATAGGAATTGCAGGAGGGACAGGTTCTGGAAAAACAACCGTAGTAAATAATATCTTAAGAGATTTAAACACAGAAAGTGTCATTGTAATTTCGCAAGATAATTATTACAGAGACAATCACGATATGCCACTTGAAGAACGTTCAAAAATCAATTTCGATCACCCAAGATCTATTGATTTTGATTTATTAAAAGAACACGTTCGTCAATTAAAAGAAGGAAAATCAATCGAACAACCTGTATATTCTTTTATTACACATACAAGAACAGGAGAAACTATTTTAACTCATCCACAATCGGTAATTATTGTAGAAGGAATCTTAGTGCTTACGGATGCTGAATTACGTGATTTATATGATGTTAAGATTTTTGTTCATGCTGATTCAGATGAACGATTAATTCGTCGTGTACGTCGTGATATTCAAGAAAGAGGACGCGATTTAGATGAAGTTTTATCACGTTATCAAGATACATTAAAACCTATGCATCAGCAATTTATTGAACCATCTAAAAACTACGCCGACATTATTATCCCGAATATGAAAAAAGGACATTCTGTTGCGGTGAAAATATTATCTTCTGTGATTAAAGAAAAACTGAATTCTCAAGTCTAA
- a CDS encoding septum formation initiator family protein: MNKLIEKILTSEKYIKFAPYLKWLNYIFNRYVIMSVCFIIWMIFFDQNSLFTHLELDKQIKNLEADESYFRENLEAENKKLKILTENPAEIERIAREKFFLKKDNEDIFIIQQEIQKKPQENKTNE, from the coding sequence ATGAATAAATTAATCGAAAAAATTTTAACTTCGGAGAAGTATATAAAATTCGCTCCTTATCTCAAATGGTTAAACTATATTTTTAACCGTTATGTAATTATGAGTGTATGTTTTATCATCTGGATGATTTTTTTCGATCAAAACTCTTTATTCACCCATTTAGAATTAGATAAGCAAATCAAAAATCTTGAAGCAGATGAGAGCTACTTCAGAGAAAATTTAGAAGCGGAGAATAAAAAACTGAAAATCTTAACTGAAAATCCAGCAGAAATTGAACGTATCGCTCGTGAAAAATTCTTTTTGAAAAAAGATAACGAGGATATTTTTATCATTCAGCAGGAAATTCAAAAAAAACCACAAGAAAATAAGACGAATGAATAA
- a CDS encoding methylmalonyl-CoA mutase family protein, which yields MNNLFENFDSISEKEWKTKVQVELKGLEYNETLVWGTSDQINVKPLYTKNDISYQEVQPLPRTTTDWKIISKYTGNPKQDYSFLYGFEISSHQLIEALPSLPQYLDLFISVDDLADIHAFNSVKNLKYLDFDIFGYYAQNGLWSTETKEESFTLVSDILKNESFEKAIAIQGDVYQNAGANHVQQLAITLAHAVEYLETFGPEAAHKIWFKFATGNNYFFEIAKFRAFRFLWKLILEQYAIDAEAIIYATNSLRNKSKLDQYNNVIRSSIEANAMVLGGCDIINIQSYDQLYETTDFGLELAAKQQLLLQKESNLDQFSDPVAGSYYIESLTNQLAEKALELFKTIQTVGGFVKALENETIQDYIYTSARKEQKEFDTQGIHLIGVNKYKNPNEKLPAVRKEKVVKPALFLPIVPSRLAEKIERQS from the coding sequence ATGAATAATTTATTTGAGAATTTTGATTCTATTTCAGAAAAAGAATGGAAAACTAAAGTTCAAGTTGAATTAAAAGGATTAGAATATAATGAAACATTAGTTTGGGGGACAAGTGATCAAATTAACGTTAAACCATTGTATACTAAGAATGATATCTCCTATCAAGAAGTTCAACCACTACCTAGAACAACAACTGATTGGAAAATCATTTCCAAGTATACCGGTAATCCTAAACAAGACTATTCTTTCTTGTATGGTTTCGAAATTTCTTCTCATCAATTGATAGAAGCTCTACCTTCGTTACCTCAATATTTAGATTTATTTATTTCAGTTGATGATTTAGCAGATATCCATGCATTTAATAGTGTTAAAAATTTAAAATATCTTGATTTCGATATTTTTGGTTATTATGCCCAAAATGGTCTATGGTCTACGGAAACTAAAGAAGAATCCTTTACACTTGTATCCGATATTTTAAAAAATGAGTCATTCGAAAAAGCAATTGCAATCCAAGGAGATGTATATCAAAATGCTGGAGCAAATCATGTACAGCAATTGGCAATAACTTTAGCACATGCGGTTGAATATTTAGAAACATTTGGTCCTGAAGCTGCTCATAAAATATGGTTTAAATTTGCCACAGGTAACAATTATTTCTTCGAAATTGCAAAATTTAGAGCTTTTCGTTTTTTATGGAAACTAATTTTAGAACAATATGCTATTGATGCTGAGGCTATAATTTATGCAACAAATTCGCTACGTAACAAGTCGAAATTAGACCAATATAATAATGTTATTCGATCTTCAATCGAAGCCAATGCAATGGTTTTAGGAGGATGTGATATCATTAACATCCAATCCTATGATCAATTGTATGAAACGACTGATTTTGGATTAGAATTAGCAGCGAAACAGCAATTATTATTGCAAAAAGAATCGAATTTAGATCAATTTTCAGATCCTGTTGCAGGTTCATATTACATCGAAAGTTTAACCAATCAATTGGCTGAAAAAGCATTAGAGCTTTTCAAAACCATTCAAACGGTTGGGGGATTTGTAAAAGCTTTAGAAAATGAAACCATTCAAGATTACATTTATACGAGTGCTCGTAAAGAACAGAAGGAATTTGACACACAAGGCATTCATTTAATTGGAGTCAACAAGTATAAAAATCCAAACGAAAAATTACCTGCAGTGAGAAAGGAAAAAGTGGTAAAACCTGCTTTATTCTTACCTATCGTCCCTTCTCGTTTAGCCGAAAAAATTGAAAGACAATCTTAA
- a CDS encoding THUMP-like domain-containing protein, with translation MINNTILTPEFQEFLVSIEKEDIRTIGLKKSPFLDVTSAEIAQQLKGLQVAKHKFPTLYQTKGIYFPPSINLEQASSEATANYKASLVKGKKMVDLTAGLGIDSIAFSSTFDSVIHIEQNEQLSEIVARNVKTLNRNINCFHGSFNAYFQQNPHETFDLIYLDPARRDGSSRKFILEDLEPNILEYLDLFFEKADQVMVKLSPLLDLSLTIQQIPCIKEIHIVALKNEVKDFLIVLEKGLVTTNPTIFCVNLESNQEHYSYAFESEATKIPAFSGVRKYIYEPNVSILKAGGFKGICASFGVYKLHQNTHLYTSDQYKANFPGRIFQVEEIIKNPKKEIAKTKANLLVKNYPENIDLIKKKLKITDGGSITIIFTQSIEGIHILKTSKV, from the coding sequence ATGATAAACAATACCATTTTAACTCCTGAATTTCAGGAGTTTTTAGTTTCTATCGAAAAAGAAGACATTCGAACTATAGGTTTAAAAAAATCACCTTTTTTAGATGTTACTTCTGCAGAAATTGCCCAACAATTAAAAGGGCTTCAAGTGGCAAAACATAAATTCCCTACGTTATATCAAACAAAAGGAATTTATTTCCCGCCTTCGATTAATCTTGAACAAGCAAGTTCTGAAGCTACTGCTAATTACAAAGCTAGTCTTGTAAAAGGTAAAAAAATGGTTGATTTAACAGCAGGCTTAGGTATTGATTCGATTGCTTTCTCATCCACTTTCGATTCAGTTATTCATATTGAACAAAATGAACAATTGAGTGAAATTGTAGCACGAAATGTAAAAACTCTAAACCGTAACATTAATTGCTTTCATGGAAGTTTTAATGCCTATTTCCAACAAAATCCGCATGAAACTTTTGATTTGATTTACTTAGATCCAGCACGTCGTGATGGGTCTAGCCGTAAATTTATTCTAGAAGATTTAGAACCAAATATTCTAGAATATCTTGATCTTTTCTTTGAAAAAGCAGATCAAGTGATGGTTAAATTATCTCCCCTTTTGGATTTATCTTTAACCATTCAGCAAATCCCTTGTATCAAAGAAATTCATATCGTTGCCTTAAAAAATGAAGTCAAAGATTTTTTAATTGTCTTAGAAAAAGGATTAGTAACCACTAACCCTACTATTTTTTGTGTCAACTTAGAATCTAATCAAGAACACTATTCCTACGCTTTTGAATCAGAGGCCACTAAAATTCCTGCTTTCAGCGGTGTAAGAAAATACATCTATGAACCTAATGTTTCGATTTTAAAAGCAGGTGGATTCAAAGGAATTTGTGCTTCATTTGGAGTTTATAAACTTCATCAAAACACGCATTTGTACACATCCGATCAATATAAAGCGAACTTTCCGGGTCGTATTTTTCAAGTAGAGGAAATCATTAAAAATCCTAAAAAAGAAATCGCTAAGACAAAAGCTAATTTATTGGTAAAAAACTATCCTGAAAATATTGATTTGATCAAGAAAAAACTAAAAATTACTGATGGTGGATCTATTACCATAATCTTTACGCAAAGTATAGAAGGGATTCATATTTTAAAAACTTCAAAAGTATAA
- a CDS encoding FUSC family protein encodes MHYQTKLENFINSEMFSDGLKTAFSIIIPPIILGYFGMIDIGVNISLGVILTHICDIPGVLKDRRNFMLLSILSTFIISYITRTFASHQLFVFIGLPIITFTMSMLTVYGQRSTNLGMSVMLSFVMSLSTTNTHDFNPLENSLLILIGGIWYIIIALTISQFRPYKMAQQSLADCMTHVADYIIIKSKYYDTTIDTERITRQLLEEQIVIHEKQDLVRELVFNNKKLIKDTTVIGRSLVFIFSDLNDIFESINATHYEYDKLNERFGKDESFRQINRISNKIGNELHSIAYHINTGRKPKSKFDFAYELNKLKEQINLYDNPEDHLLLHNVYLNLKHIIQKIGFIHRFFYEDKVKEKKKNPYDHLNKFTATKSYDLKKLRDHLNLQSSIFRHALRLSIVITFGYSITFLVPYTEHSHWIILTILVIMKPGFSVTKRRNYQRLLGTVFGGFIGIFVVYFIESTEIKFAIMLILMIFAYTYLRHKYVIGTLFLTAYILISFSFLTQYNTFEVIGERLTDTLIGGTLAFVSSYIIFPSWESKNIKQSIQKTLIANYDFLYYIFHYVIYRDVNMTSYKLARKSVYVNMASVTSIFQRVISEPKKTQINAKELNRFTIFNHSFVSYSLGLLQLMQRKKDLTVRLEHVDLMIKILQQLHSVILIYGDFKPKHHHKDLMKDFQTPILFEETELKPDLITEVLELLEEIVYDLRKVSTKLN; translated from the coding sequence TTGCACTACCAAACGAAATTAGAAAACTTTATTAATAGTGAGATGTTTTCAGATGGACTGAAAACTGCATTTTCAATCATTATCCCTCCCATTATTTTGGGGTATTTTGGGATGATTGATATAGGTGTAAACATTTCATTAGGCGTTATCTTAACGCATATATGTGATATCCCTGGCGTTTTAAAGGATCGAAGAAATTTTATGCTTCTATCGATACTCTCTACATTTATCATCTCCTATATCACCCGTACATTTGCAAGTCACCAATTGTTTGTTTTTATTGGGCTTCCCATCATTACATTTACAATGTCAATGCTTACCGTTTATGGGCAACGATCAACAAATCTTGGAATGTCTGTCATGTTAAGTTTTGTGATGAGTCTTTCCACAACAAATACCCATGACTTTAATCCACTCGAAAATTCACTTTTAATTCTAATAGGCGGAATATGGTATATTATTATTGCATTGACCATTTCCCAATTCAGACCCTACAAAATGGCTCAGCAATCCTTAGCCGATTGCATGACTCATGTTGCCGATTATATTATAATTAAAAGTAAATATTACGATACTACGATCGATACGGAACGCATTACACGTCAGTTACTAGAGGAACAAATTGTAATCCACGAAAAACAAGATTTGGTCCGTGAATTGGTGTTTAACAATAAAAAACTGATTAAAGATACTACTGTAATTGGACGATCATTGGTTTTTATCTTTTCAGACTTAAATGATATTTTCGAAAGCATTAATGCAACACATTACGAATACGATAAACTAAATGAACGATTCGGTAAAGATGAATCGTTCAGACAAATTAATCGCATTTCGAATAAAATAGGGAATGAACTTCATTCTATTGCTTATCACATCAACACAGGACGTAAACCAAAATCCAAATTTGATTTTGCTTACGAATTGAATAAATTAAAGGAGCAGATTAATTTATACGATAATCCTGAAGATCATTTGCTTTTGCATAATGTATATTTGAACTTAAAACACATTATTCAGAAAATAGGGTTTATTCATCGTTTCTTTTATGAAGATAAGGTCAAAGAAAAGAAAAAGAATCCATACGATCACTTAAACAAATTTACAGCGACTAAGAGTTATGATCTTAAGAAACTGAGAGATCATTTAAACTTACAATCATCTATTTTTAGACATGCACTACGATTAAGTATCGTTATTACTTTTGGATATTCCATAACTTTTCTCGTTCCTTATACCGAACATAGTCATTGGATTATTTTAACTATTCTGGTGATTATGAAACCAGGTTTTAGTGTAACAAAAAGAAGAAATTATCAGCGATTATTGGGAACGGTATTTGGCGGATTTATTGGGATTTTTGTGGTTTATTTTATTGAATCTACAGAAATTAAATTTGCCATTATGTTGATCTTAATGATATTTGCTTACACCTATTTAAGACATAAATACGTTATTGGAACGTTATTCTTAACCGCTTATATTCTAATATCATTTAGTTTTCTTACCCAATACAATACGTTTGAAGTCATTGGAGAACGATTAACGGATACATTGATTGGAGGTACTTTAGCCTTTGTTTCGAGTTATATCATCTTTCCTTCTTGGGAGAGCAAAAACATTAAACAAAGCATACAAAAAACATTAATCGCTAATTATGATTTCTTGTATTATATCTTTCATTATGTGATCTACCGTGATGTGAATATGACATCTTATAAATTAGCACGTAAGAGTGTATACGTCAATATGGCTTCTGTTACTTCTATTTTTCAGCGTGTCATTTCAGAACCTAAAAAGACACAAATAAATGCGAAAGAATTAAACCGATTTACCATATTCAATCATTCTTTTGTGTCCTATTCCTTAGGATTATTACAATTGATGCAGCGCAAAAAAGATTTAACTGTCCGATTGGAACATGTGGATTTGATGATTAAAATTCTGCAACAATTGCATAGTGTAATCTTAATCTATGGTGATTTTAAACCTAAACATCATCACAAGGATTTAATGAAAGATTTCCAGACCCCCATCTTATTTGAAGAAACAGAATTAAAGCCGGATTTAATTACTGAAGTGTTAGAACTTTTGGAAGAAATTGTCTATGATTTAAGAAAAGTATCGACCAAATTGAATTAA
- a CDS encoding ABC transporter ATP-binding protein, with product MNLIDLFNNIKPYVKPYRTLVIATLTLTFIGSFTAQVNALILQYTVDSINELVEAGKGLSDGMQILLFISAILLTKEVLNLFITFGQKYFGEKLRIFVSRDLAQAIIEKILTYRMAFYTNQDNQSGKLQTRIDRGIESLTRLVQNFFIDILPLFANSIVALFFMFNANFYVGLVGLCIIPIYFWITQRQALKLGGWRRNLRTYREQKSQGIIGIIDSITVIKSFNRENIEAQKQLDLQHQLTENQLQTRKTSFYYDGIKTFIEQIGVVLIIILTAYLVLGQQMTIGAIMFHILLFNNVSAPIRQLHRIYDEMNDAMIYSESFFSIINAEEETESSGKYIAKELKGEFRIENVDFYYPNGLHALKSINMTIEPNKITALVGLSGAGKSTVINLLDKFYQPNRGKIYLDGIDLEEYDTQFLRENVGLVLQKNHIFNGSIEENIRYGNIQATYEEIVNAAKRAYIHDQIMDLPDGYDSKALLLSGGQQQRIAIARLFLKNPPIIFLDEPTASLDAIATEQIKNSLDAIKKDRTVIIISHSISQIIDSDYTYVMKQGEVVEHGVHEDVYHQGGTYKEIFDAMAKSLNIDKIAKTFDDEEETF from the coding sequence ATGAATTTAATCGATCTTTTCAACAACATTAAACCCTACGTTAAACCTTATCGTACACTGGTAATTGCCACTTTAACACTTACATTCATTGGGTCATTTACTGCCCAAGTGAATGCTTTGATATTACAATATACAGTGGATTCCATAAATGAGTTAGTAGAAGCTGGTAAAGGTTTAAGTGATGGAATGCAGATTTTATTATTTATCTCTGCGATTTTATTGACAAAAGAAGTTTTGAATCTATTCATCACTTTTGGACAAAAATACTTTGGTGAGAAATTAAGAATTTTTGTCTCTCGTGACTTAGCTCAAGCCATTATCGAAAAGATTCTTACCTATCGGATGGCTTTTTATACCAATCAAGACAATCAATCGGGAAAACTTCAAACTCGTATTGACCGTGGAATTGAAAGTTTAACACGATTAGTTCAAAATTTCTTTATTGATATCTTACCACTATTTGCCAATTCGATTGTCGCTTTATTTTTTATGTTTAATGCCAATTTTTATGTCGGATTAGTTGGGCTTTGTATTATACCGATTTATTTTTGGATTACTCAACGTCAAGCCTTAAAATTGGGCGGATGGCGTCGAAACCTTAGAACGTATCGTGAACAAAAATCGCAAGGTATTATTGGTATTATTGATTCAATCACCGTTATTAAATCTTTTAATCGTGAAAATATTGAAGCACAAAAACAATTGGATCTGCAACATCAATTGACCGAAAATCAATTGCAAACCCGCAAAACCAGTTTTTATTATGATGGTATCAAGACATTTATTGAACAAATTGGAGTGGTATTAATCATCATACTAACAGCATATTTGGTACTGGGACAGCAAATGACCATTGGTGCTATTATGTTTCATATTCTATTATTCAATAATGTTTCAGCTCCTATTCGACAATTGCATCGTATTTATGATGAAATGAATGATGCCATGATTTATTCAGAAAGTTTCTTTTCGATCATCAATGCAGAAGAAGAAACAGAATCATCTGGAAAATATATTGCAAAAGAATTAAAAGGTGAATTCAGAATCGAAAATGTAGATTTTTATTATCCGAATGGATTACATGCTTTAAAAAGCATAAACATGACCATTGAACCCAACAAAATCACAGCTTTAGTAGGATTATCGGGTGCTGGTAAAAGTACAGTTATCAATTTATTGGATAAGTTTTATCAACCCAATCGTGGTAAAATCTACTTAGACGGCATCGATTTAGAAGAATATGATACTCAATTTTTGCGCGAAAACGTAGGTCTTGTCTTACAAAAGAATCATATTTTTAACGGAAGTATCGAAGAAAATATTCGATACGGAAATATTCAAGCTACTTACGAAGAAATAGTAAATGCAGCGAAACGAGCTTATATTCATGATCAAATTATGGATTTACCTGATGGTTATGATTCTAAAGCGCTATTACTTTCAGGAGGTCAACAGCAACGCATTGCTATAGCCCGTTTATTTTTAAAAAATCCTCCTATTATCTTCTTGGATGAACCTACAGCGAGTTTAGATGCCATTGCCACTGAACAAATTAAAAATAGTTTAGATGCGATTAAAAAAGATCGTACAGTCATTATTATTTCTCATAGCATATCTCAAATTATTGACTCGGATTATACCTATGTTATGAAACAAGGTGAAGTTGTTGAACATGGGGTTCATGAAGACGTTTACCATCAAGGTGGAACATACAAGGAAATTTTCGATGCGATGGCAAAAAG